The following coding sequences lie in one Myxococcales bacterium genomic window:
- a CDS encoding 4Fe-4S binding protein translates to MGYLGDSVRALTLTLKNVFRPPVTVHYPVEKRERAERYRTSFALIHEPDGEEACVGCLQCEKICPSFVITVIAEKRESPTTGKRRGYAKDFTLDLNACIYCELCVQVCPTDAIVMTRQPETPAYRREDLVLTMAKLYENETGKPLTWGKASNLMEMQDPKRGQPPPPPKAATAAKPAAEAKPAPAVEAKPAAEAKPAAEAKPAAEAKPAPAVEAKPAPAPPPPGEAGGSEACGGSEACGGSEACGGSEACGGSEACGGSEACGGSEACGGSEACGGSEACLRPAGQGRLTARAGSDGGRVGPGTAHGSSKPLRRHPVARSGVRGRRMPGASSGQGSHAAASARRKPGAALQPSRARADENGSSQSFGKCLPTCAWWRLKFASTYKSARRTSSGVRRARAW, encoded by the coding sequence ATGGGCTACCTCGGTGACAGTGTTCGCGCGCTGACGCTCACGTTGAAGAACGTGTTCCGGCCGCCGGTCACGGTTCACTATCCGGTCGAGAAGCGGGAGCGCGCCGAGCGTTACCGCACCAGCTTCGCGCTGATTCACGAGCCGGACGGTGAAGAGGCGTGTGTGGGCTGTCTGCAGTGCGAGAAGATCTGTCCGTCGTTCGTGATCACGGTGATTGCCGAGAAGCGCGAGTCGCCGACGACCGGCAAGCGCCGCGGCTACGCGAAGGACTTCACGCTGGACCTGAACGCTTGCATCTACTGTGAGCTGTGTGTGCAAGTGTGCCCGACGGACGCCATCGTGATGACGCGTCAACCCGAGACCCCCGCCTACCGGCGGGAGGACCTCGTGCTGACGATGGCCAAACTCTACGAGAACGAGACGGGCAAACCGCTGACCTGGGGCAAGGCCTCGAACCTGATGGAGATGCAGGACCCGAAGCGCGGCCAGCCCCCGCCGCCGCCGAAGGCCGCGACGGCAGCGAAGCCTGCGGCGGAAGCGAAGCCTGCGCCTGCGGTGGAAGCGAAGCCTGCGGCGGAAGCGAAGCCTGCGGCGGAAGCGAAGCCTGCGGCGGAAGCGAAGCCTGCGCCTGCGGTGGAAGCGAAGCCCGCGCCTGCCCCCCCCCCCCCCGGCGAAGCGGGCGGAAGCGAAGCCTGCGGCGGAAGCGAAGCCTGCGGCGGAAGCGAAGCCTGCGGCGGAAGCGAAGCCTGCGGCGGAAGCGAAGCCTGCGGCGGAAGCGAAGCCTGCGGCGGAAGCGAAGCCTGCGGCGGAAGCGAAGCCTGCGGCGGAAGCGAAGCCTGCCTCCGACCCGCCGGTCAAGGGCGACTGACCGCGCGCGCTGGTTCGGATGGCGGGCGGGTCGGTCCCGGGACGGCGCACGGATCCAGCAAGCCCTTGCGCCGCCACCCCGTGGCCAGGAGCGGAGTGCGTGGCCGGCGGATGCCGGGGGCGAGCTCTGGACAGGGATCGCACGCCGCCGCAAGCGCACGCCGCAAGCCTGGAGCAGCCCTCCAGCCATCCAGAGCACGCGCTGACGAGAACGGATCCAGCCAGTCATTCGGCAAGTGTTTGCCGACCTGCGCCTGGTGGCGCCTGAAGTTTGCGAGCACATACAAGAGTGCGCGGCGCACTTCGAGCGGAGTGCGTAGGGCGCGTGCGTGGTAG
- the nuoH gene encoding NADH-quinone oxidoreductase subunit NuoH yields the protein MTITAYSIWFERKFAGRMQSRVGPTIVGPFGLLQPIADAVKLLQKEDIVPAAADRPLFNLAPPLTVLFALATAAVIPFGPDVIAADLDIGVLWVLAMGGLTVFPVWMAGWASNNKYALLGGMRAVAQGVSYEIPLVLASLVPVTLAGSMSISDIVRYQEQHGWIIGWPPGPGLIAFGIFFLASLAEANRIPFDIPEAESELIAGVTTEYTGMKFGLFYLAEYLHTLIISAVGAALFFGGWAGPFGFMPGLHWMVAKTLCLFFVVFWIRWTFLRFRADQLMSLCWKYLVPASLVLVMLAAVWVHYRGFGAR from the coding sequence ATGACGATCACGGCGTACAGCATCTGGTTCGAGCGCAAGTTTGCCGGCCGCATGCAGAGCCGGGTCGGGCCGACCATCGTGGGGCCGTTCGGGTTGCTTCAGCCGATCGCCGACGCGGTCAAGCTGCTGCAGAAGGAGGACATCGTCCCCGCGGCGGCGGATCGCCCGCTGTTCAACCTGGCGCCGCCGCTCACGGTGCTCTTTGCGCTCGCCACGGCGGCGGTCATTCCGTTTGGCCCCGACGTGATCGCGGCGGATCTCGACATTGGTGTGCTGTGGGTGCTCGCGATGGGTGGGCTCACGGTGTTTCCGGTCTGGATGGCGGGCTGGGCGAGCAACAACAAGTACGCGCTGCTCGGTGGCATGCGTGCGGTGGCGCAGGGCGTCTCGTACGAGATCCCGCTGGTGCTCGCGTCACTCGTGCCGGTGACGTTGGCCGGCTCGATGAGCATCTCGGACATCGTCCGGTATCAGGAGCAGCACGGGTGGATCATCGGCTGGCCGCCGGGCCCGGGTCTGATCGCCTTCGGGATCTTCTTTCTGGCGTCGCTGGCTGAAGCCAACCGCATTCCGTTCGACATTCCGGAGGCCGAGAGTGAGCTGATTGCTGGTGTGACGACCGAGTACACCGGCATGAAGTTCGGGCTGTTTTACCTGGCGGAGTATCTGCACACGCTGATCATCAGCGCGGTGGGCGCGGCGCTGTTCTTCGGCGGCTGGGCGGGCCCATTCGGATTCATGCCGGGGCTGCACTGGATGGTGGCCAAGACGCTCTGCCTGTTCTTCGTGGTCTTCTGGATTCGCTGGACCTTCCTGCGCTTCCGCGCCGATCAGCTGATGAGTCTTTGCTGGAAGTATCTGGTGCCGGCGAGCCTGGTGCTGGTGATGCTCGCGGCGGTCTGGGTTCACTATCGCGGGTTTGGTGCGCGCTGA